The genomic region TGCAGCATCTGAGTTAATAAACCCCGATTGAACTAAAGCACCGTGGTCAACAAGTCTCTGCGTGATAATTCCGCCAAATGGAGCTTTTACCTGTAGGAAGTTTAGGCGGTTTGCAATAATACTTAGTTCTGCTTTCGCCGATTCGTATTGTACTCTTGCTTCTTCTACTAGCTGGATTGGTGTTAAATCCGGTGTGAATTCTAGCGACGTTTTAAGTCGATCATAAATAGAAGTTTTAGCTTCGAGCTTTGCTCTGTACTTTTCTTCAAGTCTAATCAACTCAGGATTGTGCAACAAGGCAAGAACATCTCCTTTATTTACTAGTGAACCTATATTTACATTGATAGACTGTACAATACCACTCTCCATTGCATATAGCATCACAGATTGATTTGGTAGTGCAGTGCCCGTAATAAGTATTTCAGCTTTAAACGAACGTTGTTCCGGAGAAATTACTTCTACCGTTGTCGTCTTCTCTGAAATAGCACTTTGACTATTCTTTTCTTCGTTTTTGGATGAGCAGGAATGGAACGTGAGTAAAACTGCTGAAATGTAAATTGGTAAGAAACTTCGTTTTGTAAGTGCCTCCATCATAATTAGTCTTTTGCGATGTATGAATACAAAATAGGGATAATGTATAAGGTTAAAAAGGTTGCCATGATTGTACCGCCAATTACGGCAATAGCCAATGGTACATTGCTTTCGGAGCCTTTGCTTAATGCTAGTGCTGTCGGTACTAGTCCGAAAATAGTTGTGCTTGCAGTCATTAAAATTGGTCGGAACCTGTCAGCAGAGCCTTTGGTAATAGCTTCTATCTTAGATGTTCCTTCAATTACTAAGGCGTTAATTCTATCCACTAAGATGTTGCCATAGGAGACAGCTATACCAACCATCATGATGATTCCCATAATTGATTGTATGCTCAAATAAGTATTCGTCATCCACATAAGTAAAGCCACTCCAATAATTCCCAATGGGAAAGAAAGGATTATAATTAATGG from Flavobacteriales bacterium harbors:
- a CDS encoding efflux RND transporter periplasmic adaptor subunit produces the protein MMEALTKRSFLPIYISAVLLTFHSCSSKNEEKNSQSAISEKTTTVEVISPEQRSFKAEILITGTALPNQSVMLYAMESGIVQSINVNIGSLVNKGDVLALLHNPELIRLEEKYRAKLEAKTSIYDRLKTSLEFTPDLTPIQLVEEARVQYESAKAELSIIANRLNFLQVKAPFGGIITQRLVDHGALVQSGFINSDAAKIVEIQEVNPIVLTLPLPESDAASIKKGTPASVSFPELAGNSYEAKVSRTAGALDPASKTMQVEIDIDNGDHKIKSGMYAKVTMLLESQENVLSLPHTAQYLYQNELFLLVVNEGIVEQVPLRKGLSNKDYFEVLNGDISVNTKVIVQGKSLVKPGQTVEAISNK